A single region of the Candidatus Zixiibacteriota bacterium genome encodes:
- a CDS encoding DUF362 domain-containing protein translates to MIAKASGGDSGRHLSKDEYRGLLESGFKALAGLNDIKSSVSKFLPGGTIGLKVSCLARKFNSTPVPLADALVELLIQTGISENKIIIWERTNQELESAGYALNTSAAGRKCLGTDTDGYGYSRDFYSSGPVNSLVSRILTETVDHNINLPVLKDHSIAGLSSGMKNMYGAINNPNKYHDTNCDPFVAHVSNLEPLKAKNRLSIIDAVRVQYNGGPGFDSRYLARYNGLILSDNPVAADRVALEILEHCRQQNALPSLEKAGRPAKFLKTAESIGLGTADLSKIDLKVIVKDAGGGERPGEMF, encoded by the coding sequence GTGATTGCAAAGGCTTCGGGCGGCGATTCCGGCAGGCATCTCAGCAAAGATGAATATCGGGGGCTTCTGGAGTCCGGGTTCAAAGCGCTGGCCGGTCTGAACGATATAAAATCATCGGTATCCAAATTCCTGCCGGGCGGGACAATCGGTCTCAAAGTCAGCTGCCTGGCCAGAAAATTCAACTCCACGCCGGTGCCGCTGGCCGATGCTCTCGTGGAACTATTGATCCAGACCGGCATCTCGGAAAATAAAATTATCATCTGGGAGCGCACCAATCAGGAACTGGAATCGGCCGGATATGCTCTCAACACCTCGGCCGCCGGACGAAAGTGCCTGGGAACCGATACCGACGGCTATGGATACAGCCGCGATTTTTATAGCTCCGGGCCGGTCAATTCACTGGTCAGCCGGATATTGACCGAAACTGTCGATCACAATATCAATCTCCCCGTTCTTAAAGATCATTCCATCGCCGGTCTGTCTTCCGGAATGAAAAATATGTATGGAGCCATCAACAACCCCAATAAATATCATGACACCAATTGCGACCCCTTTGTCGCCCATGTTTCCAACTTAGAACCGCTGAAGGCCAAAAACCGCCTCAGCATTATCGATGCCGTCCGGGTGCAGTATAACGGCGGACCGGGGTTCGACAGCCGCTACCTGGCCCGCTATAACGGCCTTATTCTCTCCGACAATCCGGTTGCCGCCGACCGGGTGGCTCTGGAAATTCTGGAGCATTGCCGTCAGCAGAACGCCCTCCCTTCTCTGGAAAAAGCCGGACGACCGGCCAAATTTCTCAAAACCGCCGAGTCGATCGGTTTGGGTACAGCCGACCTGAGTAAAATTGATTTGAAAGTTATAGTAAAGGATGCCGGCGGCGGCGAACGACCGGGAGAAATGTTCTGA
- the amrB gene encoding AmmeMemoRadiSam system protein B produces MKKFLFFISILTLFINLSPAVSYGAIREPAVAGKFYPSDPTELKAMVSGHLNAAKDIPAIDGQIIAMIVPHAGLVYSGYVAAYAYKLLENSPINRVILCGPSHQYGFQGISVYGPGVVWKTPLGNVSCDDSLCNVLLKHDRGIDTIAAAYSREHCLEVQLPYLQTVLKDFKIVPLIMGNPDDNAVKLMTDALELMPSDARTIMIASTDWQHYRPASAGGKMDSLGMDCLLNLDADRLLQYLRNGKTELCGGGAAVAVIKAAVAKGANRVKILKYRDSGDVTGDKSSVVGYVAAVLYKESDIKDKKPVKNSMTTSNDKELAAKFNLDEPGKKRLLQIARESLTSYIKDNKIPEFEVPENLQKFGAAFVTLEENGMLRGCIGHTTATEPLYKTVSICAVQAAVSDPRFPPVRADEIDRLHIEISVLTPMEKIGSFNEIKVGRDGLMIFIGTQRGLLLPQVAVEYGWSVTEFLEQTCVKAGLDRQAYKSPDAVVYRFQAVIFGE; encoded by the coding sequence ATGAAAAAATTTCTGTTTTTTATCAGTATCCTGACCCTCTTCATAAATCTCAGTCCGGCCGTATCCTACGGGGCGATCAGGGAGCCGGCTGTGGCGGGGAAATTCTACCCATCGGACCCGACGGAATTAAAAGCTATGGTTTCGGGTCACTTGAACGCAGCCAAGGATATCCCGGCCATTGACGGTCAAATTATCGCCATGATTGTTCCTCATGCGGGGCTTGTCTATTCCGGCTACGTTGCGGCTTATGCTTATAAGCTGCTGGAAAACTCCCCCATCAACCGCGTGATTTTATGCGGCCCGAGCCATCAATATGGATTTCAGGGGATTTCGGTCTACGGCCCGGGGGTAGTATGGAAAACGCCATTGGGAAACGTCTCCTGTGACGATTCGCTCTGCAATGTGCTTCTGAAACACGACCGGGGGATTGATACTATAGCGGCGGCGTATTCTCGTGAGCATTGCCTCGAGGTGCAGTTGCCGTATCTTCAAACGGTTCTCAAGGATTTTAAAATAGTTCCGCTGATAATGGGCAATCCCGATGATAATGCGGTCAAGCTGATGACCGACGCCCTGGAACTTATGCCTTCGGATGCCCGCACGATAATGATTGCCTCGACCGACTGGCAGCATTACCGTCCGGCCTCGGCCGGCGGCAAGATGGACTCGCTGGGAATGGATTGCCTGCTGAATCTTGATGCGGACCGGTTACTGCAGTATCTGCGTAATGGGAAAACTGAGCTTTGCGGCGGGGGAGCTGCTGTCGCCGTGATAAAGGCGGCTGTGGCAAAAGGAGCCAACCGGGTCAAAATCCTGAAATATCGCGATTCAGGAGATGTTACCGGCGATAAGAGCAGCGTGGTGGGATATGTCGCGGCGGTTTTGTATAAAGAGTCGGACATCAAAGATAAAAAACCGGTGAAAAATTCTATGACTACATCCAATGATAAAGAGCTGGCGGCCAAATTCAATCTCGATGAACCGGGCAAGAAAAGACTTCTGCAGATTGCCCGGGAATCTCTGACGAGTTATATCAAAGACAACAAAATCCCGGAATTTGAGGTGCCGGAAAATCTTCAGAAGTTCGGGGCCGCTTTTGTAACGCTTGAGGAGAATGGAATGCTTCGGGGCTGTATCGGCCATACCACGGCCACCGAGCCGCTTTATAAGACAGTCTCGATCTGTGCGGTGCAGGCGGCGGTTTCGGATCCGCGTTTCCCGCCGGTCAGGGCCGACGAGATAGATCGGCTGCATATTGAGATTTCGGTGCTGACTCCGATGGAAAAAATCGGCTCCTTCAATGAGATAAAAGTCGGCCGGGACGGATTGATGATCTTCATAGGAACCCAGCGCGGTTTGCTTCTTCCCCAGGTAGCCGTTGAATATGGTTGGAGCGTAACCGAATTTTTGGAACAGACTTGTGTTAAGGCCGGACTTGACCGGCAGGCCTACAAATCACCTGACGCCGTTGTTTATCGATTCCAAGCCGTGATTTTTGGCGAGTAG
- a CDS encoding SPOR domain-containing protein has protein sequence MNLSRNIYRTVAGPALLASFLLGIFSGCSGTFHRPAEKEISRQSLPASFPYPLSLDGDTLNIPAHYPLFAGDDTTFGREYALVDRSGSRSGIRADSYESYRIQLYTSKLYGPAAKELNIAREVFYQKVWMDYEVPYYKVRVGDFSSRDEAEKYLSTVRDAGYESAWVVRVNVNIKTLDEPGAAEPPMTDSAAGAKPGTEPTDDSTLYPGN, from the coding sequence ATGAATCTCTCAAGAAATATCTATAGAACGGTGGCAGGCCCGGCACTGCTGGCATCATTCCTTTTGGGGATCTTTTCCGGCTGCAGCGGGACATTCCATCGGCCGGCCGAGAAGGAAATATCACGCCAATCGCTGCCGGCCTCATTTCCTTATCCGCTCAGTCTGGATGGCGACACTTTGAATATTCCAGCCCACTATCCACTTTTCGCAGGAGATGACACCACTTTCGGGCGGGAATATGCATTGGTTGATCGGTCGGGCTCGCGGTCTGGAATCAGGGCTGACTCATATGAATCATATCGGATTCAGCTTTATACGTCCAAGTTGTACGGCCCGGCCGCGAAGGAATTGAATATTGCCCGGGAAGTATTCTATCAGAAGGTTTGGATGGATTACGAAGTGCCATATTATAAAGTCAGGGTGGGGGATTTTTCGAGCCGGGATGAGGCCGAGAAATATCTTTCGACCGTCAGGGATGCCGGTTATGAATCGGCCTGGGTGGTCAGAGTAAATGTAAATATAAAGACGCTGGATGAACCCGGTGCGGCCGAGCCGCCGATGACCGATTCCGCCGCCGGCGCCAAACCCGGCACAGAGCCGACAGATGATTCCACCTTATATCCGGGAAATTGA
- a CDS encoding PHP domain-containing protein: protein MPNRIDLHIHTFFSDGLASPKEVLEMVRQEKLEAFAICDHDNLSGFFEMRKLLTDGDPELIAGVELSAGGDNEDLHILGYGFDPESDVLKNALEEFRLRRDHRGKKMLAKLKEMRIDIPYETVMEFAGRSAIGRPHIADAMLKIGAVRSYESAFLKFIGNKGPAYVAKQNLAPGEAIDLIHRSGGLAFLAHPGVNNAARHIDELLTLGLDGIEVYHPQHNRSQCKTYMKMAESKGLLAVGGSDYHGREGTQGAIGYQDVPVALLEALKTKLALINRG, encoded by the coding sequence ATGCCCAACCGGATTGACCTTCATATTCATACTTTTTTTTCCGACGGGCTGGCCTCACCCAAAGAAGTGCTCGAAATGGTTCGTCAGGAAAAGCTTGAGGCGTTTGCCATTTGTGACCATGATAATCTGAGCGGCTTTTTCGAGATGCGGAAGCTCCTGACGGACGGCGATCCCGAGCTAATTGCCGGCGTGGAATTATCGGCCGGAGGAGATAATGAGGATCTTCATATACTGGGTTACGGTTTTGACCCCGAATCCGATGTACTGAAAAATGCCCTTGAGGAGTTCCGACTGAGAAGGGACCACCGGGGGAAAAAGATGCTGGCCAAGCTGAAAGAAATGAGGATCGATATTCCCTATGAGACGGTGATGGAATTTGCCGGACGATCTGCAATCGGTCGCCCGCATATTGCCGATGCCATGCTGAAGATCGGCGCGGTCAGGAGTTATGAATCGGCTTTTCTGAAATTTATCGGGAATAAAGGGCCGGCATATGTGGCCAAGCAAAACCTGGCACCCGGTGAAGCGATTGATTTGATTCACAGATCGGGCGGTCTGGCATTTCTGGCCCATCCGGGTGTCAACAATGCTGCCCGCCATATCGATGAACTTCTGACGCTGGGTCTTGATGGTATCGAAGTGTACCATCCCCAGCATAACCGGAGCCAGTGCAAGACATATATGAAGATGGCCGAGTCGAAGGGCCTTCTGGCTGTCGGCGGCTCGGATTATCATGGTCGCGAGGGGACTCAGGGTGCGATCGGCTATCAGGATGTCCCGGTGGCATTACTTGAGGCGTTGAAAACAAAGCTTGCTTTAATTAATAGAGGTTAA
- the amrS gene encoding AmmeMemoRadiSam system radical SAM enzyme, translating into MERRFFLRCLGCSFLASAMLQSDFFPEILGGLKSAEAYSLTKNLSSVEARYYKKLPEGGVECGICPRHCRVTDLERGYCGTRENRANVYHTLVYGLACSMNIDPIEKKPLFHFYPGTTAFSLATAGCNVNCKFCQNWDISQSRPEQTDNVDLPPKEVIAICRNQNLPTIAYTYSEPTIFYEYMYDIAELGRSNSIRSVMISNGYMETEPLKNLLPVLNAVKVDLKSIREDYYKNIVGGELKPVLDRIIQIKKSGTWLELVYLIVPTLNDTPEEFRELAGWVKTNLGTDTPLHFSRFYPQYLLKNLPPTPQKTLETAYQICRETGLEYVYLGNLPGHPAESTYCPQCGKILIERKGYRIYQNNIKGNRCYNCQRNIPGLF; encoded by the coding sequence ATGGAACGAAGATTCTTCCTGCGCTGCCTCGGATGCAGTTTTCTGGCGTCCGCCATGCTTCAAAGCGATTTTTTCCCGGAAATTCTGGGCGGATTGAAAAGTGCCGAAGCATACAGCCTCACCAAGAATCTCTCTTCGGTCGAGGCTCGTTACTACAAGAAATTGCCCGAAGGAGGCGTCGAATGCGGCATCTGCCCGCGCCATTGCCGGGTGACCGACCTGGAGCGGGGATACTGCGGCACTCGGGAAAATCGCGCCAACGTGTACCATACCCTTGTTTACGGCCTCGCCTGTTCGATGAATATCGACCCCATCGAAAAAAAACCGCTGTTTCACTTCTATCCCGGCACGACCGCCTTCTCACTGGCCACCGCGGGATGCAATGTCAACTGCAAATTTTGCCAGAATTGGGATATATCGCAATCGCGTCCGGAGCAGACCGATAATGTCGACCTGCCGCCAAAAGAGGTAATAGCTATCTGTCGGAATCAGAATCTGCCCACCATCGCCTATACTTATTCCGAGCCAACCATCTTTTATGAATATATGTATGATATCGCCGAACTGGGACGCAGTAATTCTATCCGTTCGGTTATGATCAGCAACGGATATATGGAAACAGAACCCCTCAAAAATCTTCTTCCCGTCCTCAATGCGGTCAAGGTTGACCTGAAATCAATTCGGGAGGATTACTACAAGAATATCGTTGGCGGCGAACTAAAACCGGTTCTGGATAGAATTATCCAGATAAAGAAATCGGGCACCTGGCTGGAACTGGTTTATCTGATTGTACCTACTTTGAATGACACACCCGAGGAGTTTCGGGAATTGGCCGGCTGGGTAAAAACTAATCTGGGAACCGACACCCCGCTTCATTTCTCCCGTTTCTATCCCCAGTATCTGCTGAAAAATCTCCCGCCGACACCGCAGAAAACGCTGGAAACCGCTTATCAAATCTGCCGCGAAACCGGATTGGAATATGTTTATCTCGGCAACCTCCCCGGCCATCCGGCCGAATCGACCTACTGTCCCCAGTGCGGCAAGATTCTGATAGAGCGAAAAGGTTACAGGATATATCAAAATAATATTAAGGGGAACCGGTGCTATAATTGCCAGAGGAACATACCGGGACTATTCTAA
- a CDS encoding redoxin domain-containing protein: MVKVGEKVADFELEAFHNEQTVKIRLSDYRGKWVVMLFYPADFTFICPTELEEAAEHYDAFRKEGAEILSISTDTVFVHKAWHDGSPSISKIKYPMLADPTGKVCRQFGTYMEDAGMSLRGTFIIDPDGVLKAMEVHDNSIGRSAREIFRKLQASKFVRESDGEVCPASWEPGKKTLRPGLDLVGKI, translated from the coding sequence ATGGTAAAAGTCGGCGAGAAGGTTGCGGATTTCGAACTGGAGGCTTTTCACAATGAGCAGACAGTGAAAATCAGGCTGTCTGATTATCGGGGTAAGTGGGTGGTTATGCTTTTCTACCCGGCCGATTTCACTTTTATTTGTCCGACCGAATTGGAGGAAGCAGCCGAGCATTATGATGCTTTCAGGAAAGAGGGCGCGGAGATTCTCAGTATCAGTACCGATACGGTCTTCGTTCATAAGGCCTGGCACGATGGCTCGCCTTCAATAAGTAAAATCAAATATCCGATGCTGGCGGATCCAACGGGGAAAGTCTGCCGCCAATTCGGAACCTATATGGAGGATGCCGGGATGTCGCTTCGGGGTACATTTATTATCGATCCCGATGGCGTTCTTAAGGCAATGGAAGTGCATGACAACAGTATCGGCCGCAGCGCCCGCGAGATTTTCCGCAAATTGCAGGCAAGCAAATTTGTCCGCGAAAGCGATGGTGAAGTTTGTCCGGCCAGTTGGGAGCCGGGG
- a CDS encoding DUF3108 domain-containing protein, whose protein sequence is MKRKIYLITAFLSAVIATGYLLHLALSPASAQSTKPATPDDPGLDRYIENVAFGPGEKLTFDIGYGFINAGSAIMEVGDLIEYNGRPCYLTISTANSNKFFSSFYRVEDKVTSIVDAVGLYSWRFEKKLSEGSYRAELSYTFDQAAHKAFFGKDTVDVAPFVQDALSVLYFVRAQELKVGKSLFIDNFTDGKKYPMEVKVHRKETIKVKAGKFDCIVVEPLLLTSGIFKHEGKLTVWLTDDRLKLPVLMKSKVLVGSISAELTEYKLGEILDF, encoded by the coding sequence ATGAAAAGGAAGATTTATCTGATAACGGCCTTTTTGTCGGCGGTGATTGCAACCGGATATTTATTGCATCTGGCACTCAGTCCGGCCTCGGCCCAATCCACCAAACCGGCGACGCCCGATGACCCGGGACTTGATAGGTACATAGAAAATGTTGCTTTCGGCCCGGGCGAAAAACTCACTTTCGATATCGGCTACGGTTTCATAAATGCCGGGTCGGCGATAATGGAAGTCGGCGACCTGATTGAATACAACGGGCGCCCCTGCTACCTGACGATTTCCACCGCCAATTCGAACAAGTTTTTTTCTTCGTTTTACCGGGTAGAGGATAAAGTCACGTCAATTGTCGATGCCGTGGGGTTGTATTCCTGGCGTTTTGAAAAGAAACTCAGTGAAGGCAGTTACCGTGCGGAATTATCATATACTTTCGATCAGGCCGCGCATAAAGCTTTCTTTGGAAAAGACACCGTTGACGTGGCCCCTTTTGTGCAGGATGCTCTTTCGGTGTTGTACTTCGTTCGCGCGCAGGAACTCAAAGTCGGGAAATCGCTATTTATCGATAATTTTACCGACGGCAAGAAATACCCGATGGAGGTGAAAGTGCATCGGAAGGAAACGATCAAGGTGAAAGCGGGAAAATTCGACTGTATCGTGGTGGAACCTCTGCTGCTTACCTCCGGCATTTTCAAGCATGAGGGAAAACTGACGGTCTGGCTGACCGACGACCGCCTCAAGCTGCCGGTTCTGATGAAATCGAAAGTACTGGTCGGCTCCATCTCAGCGGAACTGACGGAATACAAGCTGGGAGAAATTCTGGACTTTTAG
- the ftcD gene encoding glutamate formimidoyltransferase, whose translation MIRLVECVPNFSEGRRKEVLDQIINEITSVPTVVLLDREMDADHNRAVVTFVCPPEDAVEACFRGIKKAAELIDMRTHHGEHPRMGATDVCPFIPISDFTEAETIELAHQLGKRVGEELQIPVYLYESAATRPDRQNLAEVRKGEYEGIRDEIETNPDRKPDYGPAKMNLAAGATAIGVRFPLVAFNVYLDTDKVSIARKIANAVRFAKGGYRFVKAMGFSIKERNLAQVSMNLVNYPQTPIFRIFETIKSEAARYGVNVLSSEIVGLVPQQALLDVADFYLRLENFTPNQVLEEKMRRSGVGGQTSTSKFYDEVASKTPTPGGGSVAASAGALAAALDSMVCRLTIGKKKYAEVEKDLTIIRDKSEALRAELTEMIKKDGEAFDKVMAARRLPKDTEEEIRKRDQEIIAATKEAALVPLQTAGMALAVMELTRDIAEKGNVNSISDAGVAALMAKAALEGAVYNVKINIGSLEEEGFGTKIRREITELQAKSGVLADEIKKIVESKL comes from the coding sequence ATGATAAGACTGGTTGAGTGTGTTCCCAACTTCTCGGAGGGAAGAAGGAAAGAGGTTTTAGACCAAATTATAAACGAGATAACTTCGGTGCCGACGGTGGTATTGCTGGACAGGGAGATGGATGCCGACCACAACCGTGCGGTCGTGACCTTTGTCTGTCCTCCGGAGGACGCGGTGGAGGCCTGTTTTCGGGGGATAAAGAAAGCGGCGGAGCTTATTGATATGCGGACTCATCATGGTGAGCATCCTCGCATGGGGGCCACCGATGTTTGTCCGTTTATTCCCATTTCCGATTTTACCGAGGCAGAGACCATTGAACTGGCGCACCAACTCGGCAAGAGGGTGGGCGAGGAACTTCAGATTCCGGTTTATCTTTATGAATCGGCGGCAACCCGTCCCGACCGCCAGAACCTGGCTGAGGTTCGTAAGGGAGAATATGAAGGGATCAGGGATGAAATTGAGACCAATCCCGATCGTAAACCCGATTATGGCCCGGCCAAAATGAATCTTGCGGCCGGGGCGACAGCCATCGGGGTCAGGTTTCCGCTGGTTGCCTTCAATGTTTATCTGGATACCGACAAGGTTTCTATCGCCCGGAAGATTGCCAATGCCGTTCGCTTCGCCAAGGGGGGGTATCGGTTCGTCAAGGCCATGGGTTTTTCCATAAAGGAACGAAATCTTGCTCAGGTTTCGATGAATCTGGTGAATTACCCTCAGACGCCGATTTTCCGGATTTTTGAGACCATCAAATCGGAAGCGGCCCGATATGGTGTTAATGTGCTCTCCTCGGAAATCGTCGGCCTGGTGCCGCAGCAAGCGCTGCTTGATGTGGCCGATTTCTATCTGCGTCTGGAGAATTTTACACCCAATCAGGTTCTTGAGGAAAAAATGCGTCGTTCGGGAGTCGGCGGGCAGACCTCAACATCCAAGTTCTATGATGAAGTGGCATCGAAAACTCCCACACCCGGCGGCGGCTCGGTGGCTGCCTCGGCGGGCGCTCTGGCCGCTGCACTTGATTCGATGGTTTGCCGTCTTACCATTGGTAAGAAGAAATATGCCGAGGTGGAAAAGGATTTGACCATAATCAGAGATAAATCGGAAGCGTTGCGGGCTGAACTGACAGAGATGATCAAAAAAGATGGTGAGGCATTCGACAAAGTGATGGCCGCTCGTAGACTGCCCAAGGATACGGAAGAGGAAATCAGGAAGCGGGATCAAGAGATAATTGCGGCCACAAAGGAGGCTGCGCTGGTACCGTTGCAAACCGCCGGGATGGCGCTGGCGGTCATGGAATTGACCAGAGATATAGCGGAGAAGGGGAATGTCAATTCGATTTCCGACGCCGGGGTGGCGGCTCTGATGGCCAAGGCCGCCCTCGAAGGCGCCGTTTATAATGTAAAAATCAACATTGGTTCTCTGGAAGAAGAGGGATTTGGAACGAAGATTCGGCGTGAAATTACCGAACTTCAGGCCAAAAGCGGTGTTTTGGCGGATGAGATAAAGAAAATTGTGGAAAGCAAATTATAG
- a CDS encoding sugar phosphate nucleotidyltransferase, translated as MIYGVILAGGKGERFWPLSRAGRPKQLLRLISDKTMLQETLDRILPLIPKERIYVVTSENMVQPILEEISDLGAENMISEPRGRNTCLAIGLAAEHLKRLDPKAVMVVLSADHIIRPAAKLLDIIRAGAEIASQEDCLITIGIEPTRAETSYGYIKLAGMYKAINGLSVYQVDSFTEKPKPTVAQQYYYGRQHLWNSGMFIWSVESVLESIHQCQPEMGSLLSKYAAGIGSASETSLRSELYEKSEPISIDFAVLENAANVLTIKADLIWDDVGSWNALERYKERDQENNVVVGDAHIADSYETTVYNETDGIIVALGVSDLVIVKTNDIVLVAHKTKADEVKRVLAEFSKDESLKKYL; from the coding sequence TTGATTTATGGAGTTATACTCGCAGGAGGGAAAGGAGAGCGATTCTGGCCTCTTTCCCGGGCTGGCCGGCCCAAACAGCTTCTGCGTTTGATTTCCGATAAAACGATGCTTCAGGAGACCCTGGACAGGATTCTCCCTTTGATACCGAAAGAGAGAATCTATGTGGTCACCTCAGAGAATATGGTTCAACCTATCCTGGAGGAGATTTCGGACCTTGGAGCGGAGAATATGATTTCCGAGCCAAGGGGAAGAAACACCTGTCTGGCCATTGGGCTGGCGGCCGAGCATCTGAAACGGCTCGATCCGAAGGCAGTTATGGTCGTTCTATCGGCGGACCATATTATCCGGCCGGCGGCCAAGCTCCTTGATATAATTCGGGCCGGCGCCGAAATCGCCTCGCAAGAGGATTGCCTGATTACGATCGGTATTGAGCCGACCAGGGCGGAGACCAGCTATGGATATATCAAGCTGGCCGGAATGTACAAGGCAATAAATGGACTTTCTGTCTATCAGGTTGATTCTTTTACGGAAAAACCGAAACCGACCGTGGCGCAGCAGTACTACTATGGGCGGCAGCACCTATGGAACTCCGGCATGTTTATCTGGTCGGTGGAATCGGTGCTCGAATCGATTCACCAATGCCAGCCGGAGATGGGGAGTCTTTTGAGCAAATATGCCGCCGGAATAGGTTCGGCATCGGAGACGAGTCTCCGGAGTGAGCTGTATGAGAAGAGCGAGCCGATTTCGATCGATTTTGCCGTGCTTGAAAACGCGGCCAACGTGCTGACCATAAAGGCCGACCTGATCTGGGATGATGTAGGTTCCTGGAATGCTCTGGAGCGCTACAAGGAACGGGATCAGGAAAACAACGTTGTCGTTGGAGACGCTCATATCGCCGATTCTTACGAGACCACTGTTTACAATGAGACGGATGGTATTATCGTCGCCCTGGGCGTATCCGACCTGGTAATTGTCAAGACCAATGATATTGTTCTGGTGGCGCATAAAACAAAGGCCGATGAGGTAAAGCGAGTTCTCGCGGAATTCAGCAAAGATGAATCTCTCAAGAAATATCTATAG
- a CDS encoding L-threonylcarbamoyladenylate synthase yields MIPPYIREIDPLHPDRSLIILTAEILKKGCLVVAPTETRYGLIARTDDIRAMARLYDLKKRDKTVPTAVFVRSRKEIGIIGEENDFSRKLADCFLPGPLTLVLKACSAERPPVVVEGKVGIRYSSSPVIKNILEQVDGNLSATSANLSGKAEPQTVLEIAALFGGEVALYLDAGPLRSPVSTVVDCSSGKAYRILRSGAIPAEEISKSLERN; encoded by the coding sequence ATGATTCCACCTTATATCCGGGAAATTGATCCCCTTCATCCGGACAGGAGCCTGATTATATTGACGGCCGAAATACTGAAAAAAGGATGTCTGGTGGTAGCACCGACCGAGACAAGGTACGGTCTGATAGCACGGACTGATGATATTCGCGCCATGGCGCGGTTGTATGATTTGAAAAAGAGAGATAAGACCGTGCCGACGGCGGTCTTTGTCCGCTCACGAAAGGAAATTGGAATAATCGGTGAGGAGAATGATTTCTCGCGGAAGCTGGCCGATTGTTTTCTTCCGGGCCCGCTTACCTTGGTGCTGAAAGCCTGCTCGGCGGAGCGCCCGCCGGTTGTGGTAGAAGGGAAAGTGGGAATTCGGTACTCCTCTTCGCCGGTAATTAAAAATATACTGGAGCAGGTTGACGGTAATTTGAGCGCCACGAGCGCCAATCTTTCGGGAAAAGCGGAGCCGCAGACGGTGCTGGAAATCGCGGCTCTGTTTGGCGGGGAGGTTGCGCTATATCTTGATGCCGGCCCGTTGAGATCGCCGGTCTCAACAGTTGTGGATTGCTCATCCGGCAAGGCATACCGCATTCTTCGAAGCGGAGCCATACCGGCCGAGGAAATCTCAAAATCGCTGGAAAGGAACTGA
- a CDS encoding low molecular weight protein arginine phosphatase has product MGDKFRVMFVCTGNTCRSPMAEGGLRRLLENQKVSGIEVFSCGTAAASGFPATVYAIEACRIWDADISRHRSHPLIPELIEPADLIICMTSSHCYEVIRQAPEARERTFLLKNYPEPGCEGEGVADPIGGSLDMYNQTFIEIGEELGRILPLIIEAACRKAESES; this is encoded by the coding sequence ATGGGCGATAAATTCCGAGTAATGTTCGTGTGCACGGGAAACACCTGTCGCTCCCCGATGGCTGAAGGGGGGTTGCGCCGGTTATTGGAAAATCAGAAGGTGTCCGGCATAGAGGTCTTTTCCTGCGGTACTGCGGCGGCTTCCGGCTTTCCGGCCACAGTCTATGCTATCGAAGCCTGCCGTATCTGGGATGCCGATATCAGCCGTCATCGCTCGCATCCGCTGATCCCGGAATTGATAGAGCCGGCCGATCTCATTATCTGTATGACATCGTCGCATTGCTATGAAGTTATTCGACAGGCGCCCGAAGCGCGCGAGAGGACCTTCCTCCTCAAGAATTATCCCGAACCGGGCTGCGAAGGGGAAGGGGTGGCCGATCCCATCGGCGGCTCGCTTGATATGTACAACCAGACTTTTATTGAGATCGGGGAGGAATTGGGGAGAATCCTGCCCTTGATAATTGAAGCCGCTTGCAGGAAGGCTGAATCAGAGAGCTGA